The Geobacter sp. AOG2 genome includes a window with the following:
- a CDS encoding cytochrome c3 family protein produces the protein MMTIDRLNPMKTGASPCIAVTRRLVSLLPVMMLGATAAVAYAETCVTSSCHLSFTTIKNMHQPVKENDCLSCHVQKNKEHPLKGGKSFDVTAKGAALCYQCHDAMGKKSVVHAPVKDGDCLSCHKPHGANGRFLLDDSEDQTGLCLGCHDSEPFSRKYAHGPVASGSCTTCHDPHQSDGKALLKAAPRETCLACHAYFAKKMQAATVVHPPVKKEPCTSCHNPHSSAWPNLLKQAMPDLCTGCHTETGKKIRNNKVPHKPVVSGKLCANCHTAHFSKAKGLLQADDEKSACLGCHNTDKLGTPPLGNIKKELDGKKHLHGPIQKAQCSGCHSPHGSDFPRILAGNYPSDFYVSYKDGSYSLCMKCHDKNIFRFSETTLYTKFRNGGRNLHYVHVNTGKGHSCRACHEPHASSGPMLISADGAKFGQWRIKSRFQLTPTGGSCAPGCHRRFNYDRETPFDLRIPLKK, from the coding sequence ATGATGACCATTGATCGTCTTAACCCCATGAAAACCGGGGCCTCCCCATGCATCGCGGTAACGAGGCGCCTCGTATCCCTTCTCCCGGTAATGATGCTCGGCGCCACGGCAGCGGTGGCATATGCCGAAACCTGCGTGACGTCATCCTGCCATCTTTCTTTTACTACCATAAAAAACATGCATCAGCCGGTCAAAGAGAACGACTGTCTCTCCTGCCATGTGCAAAAAAACAAGGAACATCCGCTCAAAGGAGGCAAAAGCTTTGACGTGACCGCCAAGGGCGCAGCTCTGTGTTATCAGTGCCATGACGCAATGGGGAAGAAATCGGTGGTCCATGCACCGGTCAAGGACGGGGATTGCCTCTCCTGCCACAAACCCCATGGAGCAAACGGCCGCTTTCTTCTCGACGACAGCGAGGATCAGACAGGTCTCTGCCTCGGTTGCCACGACAGCGAGCCCTTCAGCCGGAAATACGCCCACGGCCCCGTGGCGAGCGGAAGTTGCACCACCTGTCACGATCCTCACCAATCCGACGGCAAGGCTCTTTTAAAAGCGGCTCCCCGTGAAACCTGCCTGGCGTGCCACGCCTATTTTGCCAAAAAAATGCAAGCCGCAACGGTCGTCCATCCGCCCGTGAAGAAGGAACCGTGCACCTCCTGCCACAACCCGCACAGCTCGGCGTGGCCCAACCTCCTGAAACAGGCGATGCCGGACCTTTGCACGGGGTGTCACACGGAAACGGGGAAGAAGATCAGAAACAACAAAGTACCCCACAAGCCTGTCGTTAGCGGCAAACTGTGCGCCAACTGCCATACGGCGCATTTCTCCAAGGCCAAGGGGCTGCTCCAGGCCGATGACGAAAAAAGCGCCTGCCTCGGTTGTCACAATACCGATAAGCTTGGCACCCCGCCCCTGGGCAACATCAAAAAGGAACTGGATGGGAAGAAGCACCTGCATGGCCCCATTCAAAAAGCTCAATGCAGTGGCTGCCATTCGCCCCATGGCTCGGACTTCCCCAGGATACTGGCGGGAAATTACCCCAGCGACTTTTATGTTTCCTATAAAGATGGCAGCTACAGTCTGTGCATGAAATGCCATGACAAAAATATCTTCCGTTTCTCCGAAACCACCCTCTATACGAAGTTCCGCAACGGCGGCAGGAACCTCCATTATGTACATGTCAACACCGGCAAGGGCCATAGTTGCCGGGCTTGCCACGAGCCGCACGCCTCCAGCGGCCCCATGCTGATCAGCGCTGATGGGGCAAAGTTCGGCCAATGGCGGATCAAGAGCCGCTTTCAGCTCACCCCGACCGGGGGGAGCTGCGCTCCGGGATGTCACCGCCGGTTCAATTATGACCGGGAGACGCCCTTCGACCTTCGTATCCCCCTGAAAAAATAG
- the selB gene encoding selenocysteine-specific translation elongation factor gives MKNLILGTAGHIDHGKTSLVRCLTGIDTDRLKEEKARGITIELGFAHLELSGGIRFGIVDVPGHERFVRAMVAGVGGMDVVMLVVAADEGIMPQTREHMDILRLLGVKKGLVALTKRDLVEREWLELVTEEVREFVAGSFLEDAPIMPVSSRTAEGLEELKAVLADLAGAVDEKRREGQYRLPVDRVFTMAGFGTVVTGTLLSGEIAVGDDLKLLPSAREGRVRGIQAHGRKVERGLAGQRLAVNLQGVDLDQVHRGDVVVPRDVFQATRAVDVRLDYLPTAPRELKHRAGVRLHSATYEVQAHVILLDRDVLQPGDSAYVQLRLSEPVLLISGDSYILRTASPAVTIGGGVVLDPFPPGRRRRSEETVQLLDSLENQEHQRISALIIGQSKLTGISFDDILLRSGIPRKAAEAAISALLSTGDILQMTREPRIFLAKEAFGTLKNGLVDEVNAFLAANPLKEGIGKEELRTRLPKRSDPRFFTPLLSALERDGLLVPERDIVRPAGRAVPAASQAGDMTAAVSLFLREKALEPSSIKELMERLHCSEKSVRDTIALLTRTGSAVRIASDLFYAGEALETLRQKLVRHLQENGGITPPEYRELTGLSRKFLIPLLEYFDSEKVTIRVGDKRVLRRR, from the coding sequence ATGAAAAACCTCATCCTCGGCACGGCCGGCCATATCGACCATGGAAAAACCTCACTGGTAAGGTGTCTGACCGGTATTGACACCGACCGGTTGAAGGAAGAAAAGGCGCGTGGGATTACCATCGAACTGGGGTTTGCCCACCTGGAACTTTCCGGGGGCATCCGGTTCGGCATCGTCGATGTCCCGGGACATGAACGGTTCGTGCGGGCCATGGTGGCCGGCGTTGGCGGTATGGATGTCGTCATGCTGGTCGTAGCGGCCGACGAAGGGATCATGCCCCAAACAAGGGAGCATATGGATATCCTGCGGCTGCTTGGAGTTAAAAAAGGGTTGGTGGCCCTGACCAAGCGCGATTTGGTTGAGCGGGAATGGTTGGAACTGGTGACGGAGGAAGTGCGTGAATTCGTGGCCGGCAGTTTTTTGGAAGACGCTCCGATCATGCCGGTTTCGTCCCGCACGGCCGAAGGTCTCGAAGAGTTGAAGGCGGTCCTCGCCGATCTGGCAGGTGCCGTTGACGAAAAACGCCGCGAGGGGCAGTACCGCTTGCCGGTGGACAGGGTCTTTACCATGGCCGGTTTCGGTACCGTGGTGACCGGAACGCTCCTTTCAGGCGAGATTGCCGTGGGTGACGACCTCAAACTGCTTCCTTCGGCGAGAGAAGGCCGGGTTCGTGGCATTCAGGCCCACGGAAGGAAGGTGGAGAGAGGTCTTGCCGGCCAGCGCCTGGCGGTCAATCTGCAAGGAGTTGACCTGGACCAGGTGCATCGCGGAGACGTGGTTGTTCCGCGTGACGTGTTTCAGGCAACGCGAGCCGTGGATGTCCGCCTCGACTATCTTCCGACGGCGCCCCGGGAATTGAAGCATCGCGCGGGCGTGCGCCTCCATTCGGCCACCTATGAGGTTCAGGCCCACGTTATTTTGCTGGATCGCGATGTACTCCAGCCGGGGGACAGCGCCTATGTGCAGTTGCGTCTGAGTGAACCGGTGTTGCTGATCTCGGGGGACAGCTACATACTGCGGACAGCCTCCCCCGCCGTAACCATAGGCGGCGGAGTAGTGCTGGATCCCTTTCCCCCCGGCCGCAGGCGCCGGAGCGAAGAAACGGTGCAACTTCTCGATTCGCTGGAAAATCAGGAGCATCAGCGTATCAGCGCCCTGATAATCGGACAGAGCAAGCTGACGGGAATTTCATTCGACGATATCCTCCTGCGCTCCGGTATCCCCCGCAAGGCGGCCGAAGCAGCGATTTCAGCACTCCTGAGTACGGGCGATATCCTTCAGATGACCCGCGAACCACGTATTTTTCTGGCAAAGGAAGCCTTCGGGACTCTTAAGAATGGGTTAGTGGATGAAGTAAACGCTTTTTTGGCCGCCAACCCGCTGAAAGAGGGGATAGGAAAGGAAGAGCTCAGGACGCGGCTGCCGAAGCGGAGCGATCCGCGTTTTTTTACCCCGCTCCTTTCGGCCCTGGAGCGGGACGGGTTATTGGTTCCCGAACGGGATATCGTCAGGCCGGCGGGGCGGGCTGTGCCGGCAGCCTCTCAGGCAGGCGACATGACAGCGGCCGTCTCCCTGTTTCTGCGCGAAAAAGCGCTTGAACCTTCCAGCATAAAAGAACTTATGGAGCGTCTTCACTGCAGCGAAAAATCCGTCCGGGATACCATTGCCCTTCTGACCAGAACCGGCAGCGCAGTGCGTATCGCCAGCGACCTGTTCTACGCCGGCGAGGCGTTGGAGACCCTTCGGCAGAAACTGGTACGCCATCTCCAGGAAAATGGAGGGATAACCCCGCCGGAATATCGCGAGCTGACGGGACTGTCGCGCAAATTTCTGATACCGCTTCTGGAGTATTTCGACAGCGAGAAGGTTACCATCAGGGTGGGGGATAAGCGGGTTTTACGGAGACGTTGA
- a CDS encoding DUF362 domain-containing protein — protein sequence MEAISIARCNDYDYSRVRAALISLLEPLGGIEAFVRPGDRVLLKPNLLAAKVPEAAVTTHPAVVKAVAELLRDAGCRVMIGDSPGIGGFRKVADKSGIAQAARESGAELVEFEETVELKGAGTFRRIAIARAYWEADKIINLPKLKTHEMMTMTCAVKNLFGAVVGAEKPAWHLKAGTSREQFARLLLEIYLLKKPILNIVDGIVAMEGNGPGSGDPIGLGVLIAGVSPVAVDVVAGRLAGIPAELLYVEREAARMGLAGTEMEEIEMSGVSPDCFGDRRFRLPTGLDVQFGLPAFIKKGLRRHLTSFPVADTRRCLLCGICRDACPPQAITIENSSLVVNHGSCIRCWCCRELCPHDAMHVRRGVLLRIATALSRSRRRRR from the coding sequence ATGGAAGCGATAAGCATTGCACGTTGCAACGACTATGACTATTCCCGGGTGAGGGCGGCGCTGATCTCGCTTCTGGAACCGCTGGGCGGCATCGAGGCGTTCGTGCGGCCGGGCGACAGGGTCTTGCTCAAGCCGAACCTCCTGGCCGCCAAAGTGCCGGAAGCAGCCGTAACCACTCATCCTGCCGTCGTAAAGGCGGTTGCGGAGTTGCTCAGGGATGCAGGATGCCGGGTGATGATTGGAGACAGCCCCGGCATTGGCGGTTTCCGGAAGGTGGCCGACAAAAGCGGCATCGCCCAGGCGGCGCGGGAAAGCGGCGCCGAACTGGTTGAATTCGAAGAAACCGTCGAACTCAAAGGCGCGGGGACCTTCCGTCGTATCGCCATAGCGCGGGCTTACTGGGAGGCCGACAAGATCATCAACCTGCCCAAACTGAAGACCCACGAGATGATGACCATGACCTGCGCCGTAAAGAATCTGTTCGGTGCGGTCGTGGGTGCGGAAAAACCGGCGTGGCACCTCAAGGCCGGAACATCCCGGGAGCAGTTCGCCCGGTTGCTGCTGGAAATATACCTGCTGAAAAAGCCCATTCTGAATATTGTGGATGGTATCGTTGCCATGGAAGGGAACGGCCCCGGAAGCGGCGACCCGATCGGGCTGGGGGTATTGATCGCCGGCGTCAGCCCGGTGGCGGTGGATGTGGTGGCCGGTCGGCTGGCCGGGATACCCGCCGAGCTGTTGTATGTGGAACGGGAAGCTGCTCGCATGGGATTGGCGGGGACGGAGATGGAGGAGATAGAGATGAGCGGCGTTTCGCCCGACTGTTTCGGCGACAGGCGGTTCAGGCTCCCCACCGGCCTTGATGTCCAGTTCGGCTTGCCCGCCTTCATAAAAAAAGGTCTCAGGCGGCACCTGACCTCATTTCCCGTGGCCGATACCCGCCGCTGCCTCCTGTGCGGCATCTGCCGGGACGCCTGCCCGCCGCAGGCCATCACCATAGAAAACAGCTCCCTGGTGGTTAACCATGGGAGCTGCATTCGTTGCTGGTGCTGCCGCGAGCTATGCCCCCATGATGCCATGCACGTACGGCGGGGGGTGCTGCTGAGGATCGCGACCGCTTTAAGTCGTTCGCGGAGAAGGAGACGTTAG
- a CDS encoding TraR/DksA family transcriptional regulator: MTTKPAKKKWKEIKDILQQMKEDTLREISKTVKSGAETTAVGEPSGDIYDQASSERDRELGLLLGDREREKLHSIDEALLRIDEGEYGICEECEEEIPLGRLKAMPFTRHCVKCKSDLEKLQAQTKRFEEDRAYREIPIGGEEEDA; this comes from the coding sequence ATGACCACTAAGCCGGCAAAAAAGAAATGGAAAGAAATCAAGGATATCCTTCAGCAAATGAAAGAGGATACCCTGCGGGAAATATCCAAAACCGTGAAGAGCGGCGCCGAAACCACGGCGGTCGGAGAGCCGAGCGGCGACATCTATGACCAGGCTTCATCCGAACGGGATCGTGAGCTGGGCCTTTTGTTGGGGGACCGTGAGCGGGAGAAGTTGCACAGTATCGACGAGGCTCTCCTGAGAATAGATGAAGGGGAGTACGGCATTTGCGAAGAGTGTGAAGAGGAAATCCCCCTGGGGCGGCTCAAGGCCATGCCGTTCACGCGCCATTGCGTCAAGTGCAAATCCGATCTGGAAAAGCTCCAGGCCCAGACCAAGCGCTTCGAGGAGGATCGCGCCTACCGCGAGATTCCCATAGGCGGCGAGGAAGAGGACGCCTAA
- a CDS encoding cytochrome c3 family protein, whose translation MKKQIITLVALAGIVAGATLAYGAAGSQGGGIVGSKHDMNVFLTNNGGVKDTDQRVCAYCHTPHHSADPTQTSTVTVTDPGTGTTTDITYNVYVPLWSRAVLSTQFDQYVSATFNPAADGKFYDNMAGPSRLCMSCHDGNTAVDSYYGKTGTVSNLGDDQMNYFGSGHFAIGQSYGLSNDHPVGFVYADMQGDSRYELKTADSSIGVKKISDVLTNIDGVGAVMTCASCHDVHNGTAVQNTAPASGRGYFLLADQKDSALCLSCHDKNK comes from the coding sequence ATGAAAAAACAGATCATTACCCTTGTCGCCCTCGCCGGTATCGTTGCGGGCGCCACCCTGGCCTATGGAGCCGCCGGCTCCCAAGGCGGCGGCATTGTCGGCTCCAAGCATGACATGAACGTGTTCCTTACCAACAACGGCGGCGTAAAAGATACCGACCAGCGTGTCTGCGCATACTGCCACACCCCGCACCACTCGGCCGACCCGACCCAGACCTCAACGGTAACGGTTACCGATCCGGGCACCGGTACCACGACCGACATTACGTACAACGTCTACGTGCCCCTTTGGAGCCGTGCCGTTCTCAGCACCCAGTTCGACCAGTATGTCAGCGCCACCTTCAATCCCGCAGCGGACGGCAAATTCTACGACAACATGGCAGGCCCCTCGCGCCTTTGCATGAGCTGCCATGACGGCAACACCGCCGTTGACTCCTACTATGGGAAAACCGGCACGGTCTCGAACCTGGGCGACGACCAGATGAATTACTTCGGTTCAGGGCACTTCGCCATCGGCCAATCGTATGGGCTTTCCAATGACCATCCGGTCGGATTCGTGTATGCCGACATGCAGGGGGATAGCAGGTATGAGTTGAAAACAGCCGATTCTTCCATAGGGGTCAAGAAGATCTCCGATGTCCTCACGAACATCGACGGAGTTGGCGCCGTCATGACCTGCGCCTCATGCCACGACGTTCATAACGGCACGGCCGTTCAGAACACTGCACCGGCTTCCGGCCGCGGTTACTTCCTGCTCGCGGACCAGAAGGACTCCGCGCTGTGCCTGTCATGCCATGATAAGAACAAATAA
- a CDS encoding cytochrome c3 family protein yields the protein MENTHMRLRRALCCALSAGLIWSVTGCDPLTRHKALTSILDGYPTLPPVEELCKEHVERVKAAALKDQANAAPALSAAVRGSEHSPYKEKRCNDCHKADKGGASGGEEGLLVTSRENLCFTCHKDLLTKPFQHGPAAVGDCLACHLPHTSAYPSLLTTNKAALCAKCHTERRKAARMHDLFAEKGIACDNCHDPHAGDSAYFLK from the coding sequence GTGGAAAACACGCATATGCGCCTGCGCCGCGCCCTTTGTTGCGCCTTGTCGGCCGGCCTGATCTGGTCGGTCACGGGTTGCGACCCCCTTACCCGGCACAAGGCCCTGACCTCCATCCTCGACGGATACCCGACCCTCCCGCCTGTCGAGGAACTCTGCAAGGAACATGTGGAACGGGTCAAGGCCGCCGCCCTGAAAGACCAGGCAAACGCCGCTCCGGCACTTTCGGCGGCGGTCAGGGGGTCCGAGCACAGCCCCTACAAGGAGAAGCGCTGCAACGATTGCCACAAGGCGGACAAGGGGGGCGCGAGCGGCGGCGAAGAGGGACTGTTGGTCACGTCGCGGGAAAATCTCTGCTTCACGTGCCACAAGGACCTCCTGACCAAGCCGTTCCAGCACGGTCCCGCGGCGGTGGGCGATTGTCTGGCCTGCCACCTCCCCCACACCTCTGCCTATCCGTCGTTGCTTACCACGAATAAAGCGGCTCTCTGTGCCAAGTGTCACACCGAGCGCCGCAAAGCCGCCCGCATGCACGACCTGTTCGCTGAAAAGGGTATAGCCTGCGACAACTGTCACGATCCCCATGCCGGGGATTCGGCCTATTTTCTGAAGTAG
- a CDS encoding diguanylate cyclase domain-containing protein: protein MSPLNLHNDISLLFVEDDETARDTVSRLLMRVVGTVYVAADGREGLETYKVHTPDVVVTDIRMPVMDGIEMVREIRRLRPDCQVVILTAFSDIEYLLDCVSLGINHYIRKPIDFARLAEAIDKCCDYIDLKRRLRKQDETLNLLSQAMEQAPASVLITDLQGAIEYVNTTFTKVTGYSTQEIIGKNPRILKSDLNPPELYRELWNSIREGKEWECELANRRKDGQVYWELAKFCPLRNSAGAIIKYLKVSQDITERKHYEENLRYLSNHDSLTNLYNRAYFEAEMSRLAASRDFPVSIVIADIDGLKLINDNYGHDEGDRLIRMAAELLLSAFRAGDVVSRIGGDEFAVLLPRTDQETAQEAVQRIIQGDCRPKKEKNGYARGLSLGVATAYDASGLHAALKLADRRMYLDKYDKKGHAPPQHLPEDDGMAGD from the coding sequence ATGTCCCCATTGAATCTCCATAATGACATCTCGTTACTGTTCGTCGAGGACGACGAAACCGCCCGGGATACGGTTTCACGACTGCTCATGCGCGTTGTCGGTACCGTTTATGTCGCGGCCGACGGCAGGGAGGGGCTCGAAACATACAAGGTTCATACCCCGGATGTCGTGGTGACCGATATCAGGATGCCGGTCATGGACGGCATCGAGATGGTCCGCGAGATCCGCCGCCTCCGACCGGATTGCCAGGTTGTGATTTTGACGGCATTCAGCGATATAGAATATCTTCTGGATTGTGTCTCTCTCGGCATTAATCATTACATCAGGAAACCCATCGATTTTGCCAGGCTGGCAGAGGCCATAGATAAATGCTGTGACTATATCGATCTCAAACGCCGCCTCCGCAAACAGGATGAAACCCTCAATCTGTTGTCCCAAGCCATGGAGCAGGCGCCGGCATCGGTTCTCATTACCGACCTTCAGGGCGCCATCGAATATGTCAATACGACCTTCACCAAGGTGACCGGCTACAGTACCCAGGAGATCATCGGCAAGAATCCGCGTATCCTCAAATCGGATCTCAACCCTCCCGAGCTTTACCGGGAACTCTGGAACAGCATCAGGGAGGGGAAAGAGTGGGAGTGTGAACTGGCAAATCGCCGCAAGGACGGTCAGGTCTATTGGGAGCTGGCAAAGTTCTGCCCTCTGCGCAACTCCGCTGGCGCCATAATCAAGTATCTCAAGGTATCCCAGGATATTACCGAGCGCAAGCACTATGAGGAAAACCTCCGGTATCTCAGTAATCACGACTCGCTCACGAACCTTTACAACAGGGCGTATTTCGAGGCTGAGATGAGCAGGCTGGCGGCCAGCCGGGACTTTCCGGTCAGTATTGTGATTGCCGATATCGATGGTCTCAAGTTGATCAACGACAACTACGGCCACGACGAAGGCGACCGGCTGATTCGCATGGCCGCAGAGCTGCTCTTGTCCGCCTTTCGGGCCGGCGACGTTGTTTCACGCATCGGCGGGGACGAGTTTGCCGTATTGTTGCCGCGCACCGACCAGGAAACCGCTCAGGAGGCGGTACAGCGCATTATACAGGGGGATTGCCGGCCAAAGAAGGAAAAGAACGGTTACGCCCGCGGCCTGTCATTGGGCGTGGCGACCGCATATGATGCGTCCGGGCTCCATGCCGCCCTCAAGCTGGCCGACAGGCGCATGTACCTTGACAAGTACGACAAAAAGGGACATGCGCCGCCGCAGCACCTGCCGGAGGACGATGGCATGGCAGGGGATTAA
- a CDS encoding sigma-54-dependent transcriptional regulator — MLCLRLEKAGYVVETAASGEETLKKFHDFKPELVILDLYLPDIFGLDLLVTMREDDGNLPFIVITASSLADSAVKAFKLGAVNFFGKPFNMEMIVHAVAQSLEEKQKKDVESLSTERRKKTAPDQMIGNSPKMVDIFRLVHVCASTDAKTVLITGESGTGKELVARAVHQYSARSGATFVEVNCAAIPENLIENELFGHERGAYTDASKKQKGIFELANGGTVFLDEIGDMPPTMQTKLLKVMETKRFRRLGGEGEVETDVRIIAATNQDLPQMVADGRFRGDLYYRLNMINIRIPPLRERLEDVPALVQYFIQSLNAEYGRRVERVSPDALEELLSYCWPGNVRELRNVIERAMMLEKGHELAHFHLCREPQRDQQSPEPLPATYAALPADNGGRFAGFQLPPEGISFEEVEKQLITLALENANGNQSKAAKSLKMSRDTLRYRMKKFGISEYTERGLLDTVQGESKLDGYSASKWANC; from the coding sequence ATGCTTTGTCTGAGGCTTGAAAAGGCCGGATATGTTGTCGAAACGGCTGCTTCAGGAGAGGAAACCCTCAAAAAATTTCACGATTTCAAACCTGAGCTGGTGATACTTGACCTCTATCTTCCCGATATTTTTGGCCTCGACCTGCTTGTTACGATGAGGGAGGATGACGGCAATCTCCCCTTCATCGTCATTACCGCCAGCTCTCTTGCGGATTCAGCCGTTAAGGCGTTCAAGCTGGGTGCGGTCAACTTTTTCGGCAAGCCGTTCAACATGGAGATGATCGTTCATGCCGTAGCTCAAAGTTTGGAGGAAAAGCAGAAAAAAGATGTCGAGTCCCTCTCCACGGAACGCCGGAAAAAAACCGCGCCGGACCAAATGATCGGCAACTCTCCCAAGATGGTGGATATCTTCCGGCTGGTGCACGTGTGTGCCTCGACTGACGCAAAAACGGTCCTGATAACCGGTGAAAGCGGTACCGGAAAGGAATTGGTGGCACGGGCCGTCCACCAGTACAGCGCTCGATCCGGTGCAACGTTCGTTGAGGTGAATTGTGCGGCCATACCGGAGAATCTCATCGAAAACGAACTGTTCGGGCATGAAAGAGGCGCATACACCGATGCATCCAAAAAGCAGAAAGGGATCTTCGAGCTTGCCAATGGCGGTACTGTTTTCCTCGATGAAATAGGCGACATGCCGCCCACGATGCAGACGAAGCTGCTGAAAGTCATGGAGACGAAGCGCTTTCGCCGCCTTGGAGGCGAGGGTGAGGTGGAGACGGATGTACGAATCATTGCCGCGACCAACCAGGACCTCCCGCAAATGGTTGCGGACGGGCGTTTCAGGGGAGATCTGTACTACCGGCTCAATATGATAAATATCCGTATCCCGCCACTGCGTGAACGGCTCGAGGATGTCCCCGCCCTGGTACAGTATTTCATACAGAGCCTGAATGCCGAGTATGGCAGGAGGGTTGAACGGGTCTCACCCGATGCGTTGGAAGAGTTGCTTTCCTATTGCTGGCCGGGCAATGTCCGCGAGCTGCGCAATGTCATCGAGCGGGCCATGATGCTCGAGAAAGGCCACGAGCTGGCGCACTTCCATTTATGCAGGGAACCTCAACGGGATCAGCAGAGCCCGGAACCGTTGCCGGCCACGTATGCCGCATTACCGGCGGATAATGGAGGCCGTTTTGCCGGGTTCCAACTGCCCCCCGAAGGGATCTCCTTCGAGGAGGTTGAAAAACAGTTGATCACCCTTGCCCTGGAAAACGCCAACGGCAACCAGTCAAAGGCGGCAAAATCCCTCAAGATGAGTCGTGATACCTTGCGTTACCGCATGAAAAAATTCGGAATTTCCGAATATACGGAGAGAGGCTTGCTGGACACGGTTCAGGGCGAGTCCAAACTTGATGGATATAGTGCCTCCAAGTGGGCCAACTGCTGA
- a CDS encoding LysR family transcriptional regulator, whose product METQYLRTLMMVLKTGSFSRAAEKLCLSQSTVSQRIKLLEDHYGCQLVDRSGSVLRATPPGEKVLEKTNLILTAEQEIENEMKNIGRKIQLSVGFTPTFGIVYLPKVLKLFMKEKSEEVSLELIAQQSEQSIKGLADKHFDLIVIEHCDELISEEAAYFRLPPDDLVLVSSPSLKIPSEGATLKNLFKYRLITHREGCSSRCLLKKNLCHLGFSMDNFKGVDIYDDLPLTIQSILQGQGVAFVSRDLVDDHLRRGEIREHVIPGFSYTRSRTLATDHKWLENYYFKNFIESVHSVFSLPSPFKPSGHNADR is encoded by the coding sequence ATGGAAACGCAATATCTGAGGACACTCATGATGGTGCTGAAGACGGGCAGTTTTTCCCGTGCCGCTGAAAAGCTGTGTTTGTCCCAGTCCACGGTTTCCCAGCGCATAAAATTGCTTGAAGACCACTATGGGTGCCAACTCGTGGACCGTTCCGGCTCCGTTCTCAGGGCGACCCCGCCGGGAGAGAAGGTCCTGGAGAAGACGAACCTGATATTGACGGCTGAACAGGAAATCGAAAATGAAATGAAAAATATCGGGAGAAAGATACAGCTTTCGGTTGGGTTTACACCTACGTTCGGTATCGTTTATCTGCCGAAGGTTCTTAAACTTTTTATGAAGGAAAAATCCGAAGAGGTGAGTTTGGAGCTCATCGCTCAACAATCGGAGCAGTCGATTAAAGGCCTGGCTGATAAGCATTTCGACCTTATCGTTATTGAGCACTGCGATGAATTGATTTCAGAGGAAGCTGCCTATTTCCGTCTGCCTCCGGATGACCTGGTTTTAGTTTCATCGCCTTCGTTAAAGATACCAAGCGAAGGGGCTACGTTGAAAAATCTATTCAAGTATCGCCTTATTACCCACAGGGAAGGCTGCAGTTCGCGCTGTCTTCTCAAGAAAAACTTATGCCACCTCGGTTTCAGCATGGATAATTTCAAGGGCGTGGATATCTATGACGATCTCCCCCTCACAATACAATCCATCCTGCAGGGACAAGGCGTTGCTTTCGTATCGAGAGACCTGGTCGATGATCATCTTCGGAGGGGGGAGATCCGGGAGCATGTTATTCCCGGCTTTTCATATACCCGTTCGCGCACGTTGGCCACTGACCATAAGTGGCTTGAAAATTATTATTTCAAGAATTTTATCGAGAGCGTCCATTCGGTTTTTTCTTTGCCGTCACCTTTCAAGCCCTCCGGGCACAACGCTGACAGGTAA
- a CDS encoding tetratricopeptide repeat protein, producing the protein MKKPHVAIIFWCIQFVVASMPAWGFDGLDIPAIRKLAEEGKADAQSKLGVLYASGVGIKMDKQEAVKWYRKSAEQGYPVGQWNLAFMYVRGEGVEADFNEARKLFRKSAESGFANAQYDLGMMLLQGLGGKQDQDEAEKWFRMAAEQGYREAKKILKELDRK; encoded by the coding sequence GTGAAAAAACCGCATGTCGCAATCATTTTCTGGTGCATTCAGTTTGTTGTGGCTTCCATGCCTGCCTGGGGATTCGACGGCTTGGACATCCCCGCGATCAGGAAGCTGGCGGAGGAGGGCAAGGCGGACGCCCAGTCGAAGCTTGGTGTTTTGTATGCCTCGGGCGTGGGCATCAAAATGGACAAGCAGGAAGCGGTCAAGTGGTATCGGAAGTCGGCTGAGCAGGGTTATCCGGTTGGCCAGTGGAATCTGGCGTTCATGTACGTGAGAGGCGAAGGGGTCGAAGCCGACTTCAATGAGGCCCGTAAACTTTTTCGTAAATCCGCGGAAAGTGGCTTTGCAAATGCCCAATATGATTTGGGGATGATGCTTCTCCAGGGGCTTGGCGGAAAACAGGATCAGGACGAGGCTGAAAAATGGTTCCGCATGGCTGCGGAGCAGGGGTATCGGGAAGCGAAAAAAATACTGAAAGAGCTTGATCGCAAGTAG